The genomic segment GAGATCGAGACGATTGTCGACGACGAATGTGCGATCCATGGGAAGATTCGGCCTGCATTTCTGCATACCAATGGCGGTTTTCAGCGGATAGCTAAATTTCCCGTCAATCAACTCTGTAAGCGGTTGTCCGATTCAAAAAAGCTCAACGGATCGGTTGGGGGCACGATCTCACCGCGCGCCTCTGCACGCTACGACCGCATCGAAACGCCTGCGGATTTTGTAATGGATGAGTCGGCGCGATGGACGGGCAAGGTTGTTGACTCGGATGATAAACCACTCGCCGATGCGGAGATCGTCCTGTTGCCCACAGAATGGCCAGGAGGATTGAGCCTGTCCCTTCGTAACGCGCGTTTACGCGATCCACACGACGAGCACGTCGTCAACTCCGATGGCTTGGGGCGATTTGAAGTGGTTGTCGAGCCCGACGAGAAACTCATTGTCGGGATTCATCCGCATGGATTCGTGATGACGAGTCTGGAAAAATTTGAGCGAGAGAGGCTGCTGCGATTGCAGCCTTGGTCTTGTATCCATGGCAGCGTTTATTTGAAAGATGACGTGACGCAATCCGTCAATTTTTCGGCAAATCGACTGAATGTCCTCTTCAACGTCGCTGAAACTCCACTCGCGAAAGACGGAACGTTCGATCAGAAATTTCTTCCACCGGGCTCGATTACGGTGCAACGAGGCATCGTCACTGATGCGATGTTTCGCTATTTGTTTCCAGTCGCTTCGCCAACACTAAAACCCGGTGAATCCGCGGAAGTGAATGTTGGTCCAATTCCTGACAATCAGAAAAAGGAAACGCTGGAAGAATTTGAGAGAAAGCGTCGCGCCGAAGAAACGCAGACGAAGCCGATGTCTGAGTTGAAATCAGGGGACAACACTCAGGCCGTTCCCGCGGCTGATCCATTGCCCCGCGTCACGTTCACGGTGGCTCGGAATGTTCTGGTTCATCGCCGACAATTCGTGACTTGGGGCCAGGCAGAACAGATTCTGAATGACGCATGCAAACAACACGGAACAATTCAGCCAGTCTTTCTGCTGACCCGTTTCTGTTCTGATCCATCAACGAAACTTGCAGAGATTTACGCGCGCCTCTCTCAAAAGAGCAGAATTGAGCCGTTTGCGGTGAGACATGCGTCATTGCGAATCTCAAACCGCTACGACCAGCTTCCACAAATCCCCGTCGTTTACGCTGATACTCTGCGGGCCAAGGGGCAAGTCGTTGATCCAGACGGGGCGCCCCAAGACAACGCGGAAGTCCTGCTTTTGAGGAGTACCATGACGCTGTTTCCTGGAGATGTGAGCGATCGTCAAGGCGTCGATCTTTGCGACGGTCGCTTAGAGAATCCGGACGATGAATATGTCGTTGTCAGTGACGCGGCGGGACGGTTCGAGATCGTCGCACAGATGGGCGAACAGATTCTCGTCGGGATCCATCCACGCGGGTTTGCAATTGCGACGATTGACGAATTCAAGACGGATCACATCTTGCGACTCAAGCCCTGGTCTCGAGTTCGTTGGCGATTCCCTCAGAACGCACCACCGCAGCATTCAATTTGGATTGCCAGCAGTCCGAACATCGGGGAGCCCTCTTCGAAGATCGAGCCACCCACGTTCAATGTCTGGTCGAAGCGTTCCAATCCCGATGGAACATTCGATGAAAAATTCGTTGTGCCTGGGCCGGTGACGATACGACGCGTGAATCACGATTCGAGAACTGTTTCGTCGCATCTGGTCTCGAAGCAGAATCTCGTGTCCGGCGAAACGACGGAATTTGACGGTGAGCCGTTCGCACGTCAGGTCGAAATGGCGATGGTCCGCGTTGACCCGCACTCATTTTTGTCATCACAAATCCATTGGCCATCGAGAAAATCCAAGAATCCAACAGGAGCGAATCATGTCGCTTTCATTCTCGCGCAGCATGTCCAACTTTATGATGATCAAGTTGTAACATGGGACGAGATCGAAGAGATTCTGAACAAAGAATCTGACGCACATGGAGTCGTAACTCCCGTATTCGTCAATACGCTCGGGTCCGCAGCCCGACAGAAGGAAATCAACACCAAACGGTCTCAACTTTATCGTCGGCTCTTTGAGAAAGATCGAGTTGATGGAGTGCGAAGCCGAGTCGCTTCAACGCGTGCCAGTGCCCGCTATGACCGCTTGCGAATTGCGGGTGACTTGGTGCCTCTGGGAAGCCAGATGCGAACGGGACGAATCGTGGATGTCAAAGGTGAATCGGTTGCCGGTGCAGACGTTCTATTACTCCCGACGGCAAATCAGAATGTTGCGATTCATTTG from the Schlesneria paludicola DSM 18645 genome contains:
- a CDS encoding M56 family metallopeptidase — its product is MAMIPLDLIVRWLSWILLHFVWQGAAIGGLLWIALKVVDQRASRTRYGLACGVLLVMTALPLVTGFVLSGDVRPVLKLSNPTMTSERSFPLEVPRSPAQVAILNADDVVDRPRQAQRAETLTWRKFFDTAIQRWSGMLVAVWLSGVTLFGTRMILSLYAVRRLRRSGVVVTDSLLTSTIRSLTERLKVRAGVQFMQTALVRVPLVLGWLRPVILIPVSLTSGLTIEQIEAVLAHELAHIKRHDYLVNVLQSLVETLLFYHPSVWWVSRMIRDEREHCCDAIALQAIGDRHVYAKALFELARQATQPMSLAVAVDGGRLADRIRRIMGLPAAKSVVAGPVAIVLAGLLLMFFVTASSLFRSAKATAEDQQAKLPEAEKKSDDEKEGTAPAIENVRTVVFVVAKHQLFHEGQIVTWDEIETIVDDECAIHGKIRPAFLHTNGGFQRIAKFPVNQLCKRLSDSKKLNGSVGGTISPRASARYDRIETPADFVMDESARWTGKVVDSDDKPLADAEIVLLPTEWPGGLSLSLRNARLRDPHDEHVVNSDGLGRFEVVVEPDEKLIVGIHPHGFVMTSLEKFERERLLRLQPWSCIHGSVYLKDDVTQSVNFSANRLNVLFNVAETPLAKDGTFDQKFLPPGSITVQRGIVTDAMFRYLFPVASPTLKPGESAEVNVGPIPDNQKKETLEEFERKRRAEETQTKPMSELKSGDNTQAVPAADPLPRVTFTVARNVLVHRRQFVTWGQAEQILNDACKQHGTIQPVFLLTRFCSDPSTKLAEIYARLSQKSRIEPFAVRHASLRISNRYDQLPQIPVVYADTLRAKGQVVDPDGAPQDNAEVLLLRSTMTLFPGDVSDRQGVDLCDGRLENPDDEYVVVSDAAGRFEIVAQMGEQILVGIHPRGFAIATIDEFKTDHILRLKPWSRVRWRFPQNAPPQHSIWIASSPNIGEPSSKIEPPTFNVWSKRSNPDGTFDEKFVVPGPVTIRRVNHDSRTVSSHLVSKQNLVSGETTEFDGEPFARQVEMAMVRVDPHSFLSSQIHWPSRKSKNPTGANHVAFILAQHVQLYDDQVVTWDEIEEILNKESDAHGVVTPVFVNTLGSAARQKEINTKRSQLYRRLFEKDRVDGVRSRVASTRASARYDRLRIAGDLVPLGSQMRTGRIVDVKGESVAGADVLLLPTANQNVAIHLWNGQLRDPHDEHRVVADARGLFSIRSEVEEEYLAAIHETGFCLMPLSSFTNDQSVKLEPWSRLHGTIAKDEDDKQSIHFVTQPVANIEFHTWDTEILPDRFFDQRFVPPGAIAVQRSVETQRGVTSYFTTQKLTMLSGQSESIRLGPIPPEQSPGFRLRRLDVDQRIRPVIPKERSSIFKKRTSSDNAAPELNGFEKFEAP